One Rutidosis leptorrhynchoides isolate AG116_Rl617_1_P2 unplaced genomic scaffold, CSIRO_AGI_Rlap_v1 contig132, whole genome shotgun sequence genomic window, AGAGAAGAAAATCAAATACATAACCAAAATTATATTGGGCCAATTAACAGGTCGTGAAATTTGctgcaataataataaataaattttacGGCCCATTTACCATCCAATACGATCGGAAAAGGCCGTACTCAACTTCAAGACCCATTCAAAATTTGATGAAAACACCTCAGCAAAGGAAGGTGTTCGAATGTGAATTTGTGATATTGGATATGATACACTTAATACTTTTTGTTCAATATTAGCCATAAATTTACTCTAGATCCAACATCCATCCAATCATATATTAAATATGTTGAATATAATTAATTCTCATTTTGTTATGTACGATTGTGTTAGGTTATGTTTGAAAAACTAAgactatataataataaaattgattttGAAATCTACCCTTTAAAATTCACATATCCTATATCCATATAGGAGATAAtaatataagatatgaaatttatGGAGAAAAATAAAATTGAAGCTCCattctttttattttaaaatataaaatcaaaacaCAATCTTACATAAAAACTTCAGAACTAAATATATTTGACACATATAATATTATGATTGAATGCTGGACCTATTAGCAGGAGTCAAATGCTTCCTTGTTTTTTTAATGCACCTTAAAATTTCGATCAAGTTTGTGACACCCAAATTTATTCTATGAACAAATCGCATTATCACGAACCTTAAGTTATCAATTACAAAATCAATATCAGATAAATATGCTAATATTGTATGATATCAAGTGATTAGTAGAAATCAATTTTGAGTCCAAAATAACATGGTTCGCAAATAGATACGAGCTAGCAAGATCAGCGAGAAACCGTGAAATTAATAAGGTGAAGTTTAATTTCGCAGTGGTTTTATTCGAAATCTATTCAGTTTCATTTATATATTGCTCTAGTTGATTATTACTTCACACATTCTATATAAGTTTGAGCACGCAGATGTACAGTAGAAAAGAAATGATCATTGCCATGAGGAATCTAATTTATCAAATCTTGAGCTCCAAGTGTTAATTAATATTGTAATTCGGACTTCAAAACAAATCGGGTTAAGCACCCATATATACTACCTCGCATATTTAATTTgcgattttgtttttcttttttcttcATTAGATTCATCCAAATATATCTATCTATTAGATATATGTTCATATGAATTAATCTAAAAATGCAAAACCATCATCATTAGATTCATCCAAATATATCTATCTATTAGATATATGTTCATATGAATTAATCTAAAAATGCAAAACCATCATATATTTTGATACGAAGAGAGTAATTaactactaatgatgatattattcTTATACTGCAAGTATCATAATAGACATAATATGGATATGTATAGCTAGTAGTATTATTCAAAGAGTAAAACCTTCAGCTTACTGCATCTTACATTTTCTCACAAGTCGCTACTCATCGACGTTGGACCAAGAACTAGGGCTCGTTTGGAATGATCGATGGAAATTGAATGGATATGAAAATAACAGTAGCTAGCATCGTCAAGTCTTACAACATAATATAAGAAAAACTTAATACGTACGATAATGATCTTACCTCTAAAATATATCTTTATGAGAAAAAAAGTGAGACAAATAAAAAAACGACATATGTATAAATTATTTAGCAATCCCATGTAAGCCGATCTAGGGGATTCATATTATAGTACATTCCACAATTCATCAATGGAGTCTGATCAACAACACCATGTTTTTCGACGTCGTTTGACCTCTCTAACGACGTCAAGAAACCATCCAAATTTCGATCACAGTAATTATTCTGATATGGTGAGCACGTCGAGCCAATGTCCCGCATCATCATTTTCCCTTCATGATCAATCTTCTCAAAATCAGTAATTGCTAACTCCGACTTAACCATTACTTGTGCTTGTAATTCGTCTCTTTGAGAATTAATAGTATCAAGAAAGCTATTCTCCCACGTACAATAGTTATCATCAATCACTCCGAACCGGGATAGATTCAGAATCGGACAGGACGAAACCGATGCATGTGGGGTTTTTTCTTGTATATTAGTCAacatcaaattagggttttggactAATTCAATTTTTTGATACATATCGATCGAGCTTTCTTTGCTTAAGTCCGAATGGCCTTTTATCGGTTCGCCGACCGGAAAACTGGAAGGTAGTGAGATGAGACTGGGTTTGATGTCTTCAAGAGAGGAATCTTTGAAATAAGAAATATTACTAAAGGGGTTAAAAACATTAGGTGGTGATGAATGATATCGTTGACCAAGTTGAGGAAATGTGCATGCAATAATATCATTATTGCTGAAGTTGGTTTGAGGAGGAGGAGAGACAAAGTTGTGAGTATTGGGATCAAGCCCTTGTGCAATAAGCTTCTTCTTTATATATGAATGCCAGAAATTCTTCACTTCATTGTCGGTTCGACCAGGCAAATGTTTAGCGATTTGCGCCCATTTGTTGCCTAACACTCTATGAACATCGATGATGATACACTCTTCTTGTGCAGTGAATGAACCTCGCTTGAGATCGGGTCGTAAGTAGTTTATCCATCTTAGTCTACAACTCTTCCCACATCTCTCCAATCCTAAAAAATGGATAAGTGAGTCTAATAAATTAACATAATCAAGATGTATTATAATACCTCCGTCGACGCAAATTGTTGCAAATTTTTCTATACTTTGCATAAAAGAATTTGCAATTATTTTGAGACGGAAATAATAATTAGCTTACTGGGTTGTCCTAATTAAAAAGCAGCTAGTACTTGATCAAATTGGCTGGAAATTTATCAGAAATTGTCCGAGTTTGACCACAATGGTCGTGATCTCT contains:
- the LOC139881229 gene encoding uncharacterized protein translates to MGHNCCSKQKVKRGLWSPEEDEKLIRHINTHGFGSWSSIPKQAGLERCGKSCRLRWINYLRPDLKRGSFTAQEECIIIDVHRVLGNKWAQIAKHLPGRTDNEVKNFWHSYIKKKLIAQGLDPNTHNFVSPPPQTNFSNNDIIACTFPQLGQRYHSSPPNVFNPFSNISYFKDSSLEDIKPSLISLPSSFPVGEPIKGHSDLSKESSIDMYQKIELVQNPNLMLTNIQEKTPHASVSSCPILNLSRFGVIDDNYCTWENSFLDTINSQRDELQAQVMVKSELAITDFEKIDHEGKMMMRDIGSTCSPYQNNYCDRNLDGFLTSLERSNDVEKHGVVDQTPLMNCGMYYNMNPLDRLTWDC